GCACGTTGTCCCAATCCTCTTCGCCCCAGAAATCGTCGAGCATGATGAAACCGCCGTTGAGCAAGTAGTCGCGCAGCGCGGTGACTTCCTCGTCGCGGAACATGAGGCGGCCCGGTTCCACCATGTAGACGAAGGGGTAGTGGCGGAGTTGCTCGGGCTCGATGTCGATGTAGGTGACCTCCGGATTGACCTTGAGGGCGGTCATTTGCTGGAGGCGGAACATCAAGTTGAGATCGGCGTCGGGGGCGTCGGTGGCCCAGCGGCCGCGGCCTCCTCCCCAGCCGCCCCAACCTCCCCAGCTGCCGCCCCAACTTTCGTAGCGGAGGCGGGCGAAGGAGAAGACATCGTTTTGAAAGGCCGGATCGACCGTCCACTCGGGCGTGTTGCGGCGATCACGATCGCGGTCGTCGCGACGGTCGCGACGCTGGGCGTCGGCGGGGACGGCGCAGGTGAGGGCGAGGATGGCCAGAAGGGCGAAGGTGGGGAGACGCCAGCTGAAGCCGGCGCTACGGGAGGGGCGTCGGATCATGGCGTGGCGGAGGCAGTGGCGGGAAGTCGGGCAAGGAGACGGTAGGCGTCGCGGTAGCGCGGGGCTTCGGCGAGGGCTAGGAGCACGTGACGGCGGGCGGAGGCGGGATCGCCTTCGGCTTGGAAGAGTTCGGCGAGGTTGTAGTGCAGGGCGGCGCGGTCGGGCGGATCGAGTCGGAGCAGGGTTTGCGCGGCGGTGATGGCGGTGCCGGACTCGCCGAGCGCACGGTGCGCTTCGAAGCGGGCACGCCACGGGGTAGTGGCAAGGGGATTCACAGCGATCCACGCATCGCTCCAGCGGGCCATGGCGGCGGTGTCGTCGGCGGCGGTGGCGAGGGACAGCAGACGCGTGATGGCGGAGAGGGCCTCGGCTTGGTTGGCAACGATGGCCTCAAGCGTGGCGCGCTCGGCAGCGGTGTCACCAAGTTCTCGATACGCGCGGGCGAGCAGGGTGTGGACGTTGAAGGGTTCGGGCAGGTAGAGACCGGTGGCGGCGATGGGGGCGAGTTCGTCGCGGATCTTTTCCCAGTCGCCGGCTTCGACGGCGGGGCGGAGGGAATCGAGCAGCTGCGGGAGGTTGTCGTCGCCGAACGGCAGCGGCAGCGAGGAGAGGTCGACGGGGCGGAGGAATTGAGTGAGCAGGTTGCCCTCTTCGGCGGGATCGGGTTCGGCGGGCGGTTGCGGCAGATCGAGATCGTAATCGGGGGCGAGGGCGGCGGCGCGTTCCTCGGCGAAGGCGACGAAGCCGGTCTCGAGATCGGGCAGAGGATCGAACCAGGCGGCGAGGGCGTCGTTGATGGGTTGGCCGCCGGCGAGATCGGCGAGCATGCCGCGGAGCGGTTCGAAGCCGTAGCGTTCCACCAGGAATTCGACGACGAGGTAGGATTGGTAGTAGGCGAAGAGGGTGTCGTCGGAGGTGCGGGCTTCGACGAAGGCGGCGCTCATGTCGGAGATGGGCTGGATGCG
This portion of the Actomonas aquatica genome encodes:
- a CDS encoding DUF4159 domain-containing protein — protein: MIRRPSRSAGFSWRLPTFALLAILALTCAVPADAQRRDRRDDRDRDRRNTPEWTVDPAFQNDVFSFARLRYESWGGSWGGWGGWGGGRGRWATDAPDADLNLMFRLQQMTALKVNPEVTYIDIEPEQLRHYPFVYMVEPGRLMFRDEEVTALRDYLLNGGFIMLDDFWGEEDWDNVRREFARVFPDRDPVELEIDHPIFHIIFDLDEKPQMPGIDFYMRGGRSDERNSGPPHYWAYYDDKGRMMAIFCHNTDLGDGWEREGEDPTYFRRFAEKMAYPMAINIIYYAMTH